A single window of Mycolicibacterium aurum DNA harbors:
- a CDS encoding DUF2630 family protein yields the protein MATDQDILKQVNELVSEEKDLRDKLQHHEIDETEEHRRLKALEVQLDQCWDLLRQRRALRASGGDPQDASVRPESEVEGYLG from the coding sequence GTGGCTACTGATCAGGACATCCTCAAGCAAGTGAACGAACTCGTCTCCGAGGAGAAGGACCTGCGGGACAAACTCCAGCATCACGAGATCGACGAGACCGAGGAGCACCGCCGCCTCAAGGCGCTCGAGGTTCAGCTCGATCAATGCTGGGATCTGCTGCGCCAGCGGCGCGCGCTGCGCGCCAGCGGCGGCGACCCGCAGGATGCGTCGGTACGTCCCGAGAGCGAAGTCGAGGGCTATCTCGGCTGA
- a CDS encoding TetR family transcriptional regulator, giving the protein MAEVRGEPALGLRERKKRRTRATLIDAAVGLCDRQGFDGTTVDQIAAIADVSPRTFSRYFATKDAIALALIDEVLEKAAAELSRQPLHLSPLEALRHAYVAMARNTQLATTGALSAERLLQILRIVMSSATLRQVTVEYRASAVDAVLAARMGTTLDDRRVKLLAAVWGALLMTAMRELADTASEAAGIGVDDVVAAFEDTFAVFAGETAGLGQPV; this is encoded by the coding sequence GTGGCTGAAGTCAGGGGGGAGCCGGCGCTGGGTTTGCGCGAGCGCAAGAAGCGCCGCACCAGGGCCACCCTGATCGACGCGGCCGTCGGTCTGTGCGACCGGCAGGGGTTCGACGGCACCACCGTCGACCAGATCGCTGCCATCGCCGACGTGTCGCCCCGCACGTTCAGCCGCTACTTCGCCACCAAGGACGCCATCGCGCTCGCGCTCATCGACGAAGTTCTGGAGAAAGCCGCCGCGGAACTGTCCCGCCAGCCACTGCACCTGAGCCCACTGGAAGCGCTGCGGCACGCCTATGTGGCGATGGCCAGGAACACGCAGCTGGCCACCACCGGCGCATTGTCGGCCGAGAGGTTGCTGCAAATCCTGCGCATCGTGATGTCCTCGGCGACGCTGCGCCAGGTGACCGTCGAATACCGTGCCAGCGCTGTCGACGCCGTCCTTGCCGCGCGGATGGGAACCACCCTCGACGACCGCCGCGTGAAGCTGCTCGCCGCGGTGTGGGGTGCCTTGCTGATGACGGCGATGCGCGAATTGGCCGACACCGCGTCGGAGGCCGCGGGGATCGGCGTCGACGACGTCGTCGCGGCCTTCGAGGACACATTTGCCGTCTTCGCGGGCGAGACCGCGGGGCTCGGTCAGCCGGTCTGA
- a CDS encoding citrate synthase 2 translates to MTTAVPKDFAPGLAGVVAFETEIAEPDKDGGALRYRGVDIEDLVAQRVTFGDVWGLLVDGRFGHGLPPAEPFPLPIHSGDVRVDVQAGLAMLAPIWGYAPLLDIDDDTARDQLARASVMALSYVAQSARGIYQPAVPQRTVDGCDTVTARFMTRWKGDPDPRHVEAIDAYWVSAAEHGMNASTFTARVIASTGADVAAALSGAIGAMSGPLHGGAPARVIPMIEEAEQTGDARAVVKGILDRNEKLMGFGHRVYRAEDPRAKVLRATAERLGAPRYEVAAALEQAALAELRERRPDRAIETNVEFWAAVILDFAEVPPTMMPAMFTCGRTAGWCAHILEQKRLGKLVRPSAIYVGPSPRSPESVEGWDLLTRE, encoded by the coding sequence ATGACGACTGCGGTGCCGAAAGATTTCGCCCCGGGACTGGCCGGCGTGGTGGCATTCGAGACGGAGATCGCCGAGCCGGACAAGGACGGCGGCGCGCTGCGCTACCGCGGCGTCGACATCGAGGATCTGGTGGCCCAGCGGGTCACCTTCGGGGACGTCTGGGGTCTGCTGGTCGACGGCCGGTTCGGGCACGGACTGCCGCCCGCCGAACCCTTCCCCCTGCCCATCCACAGCGGCGACGTGCGTGTGGACGTCCAGGCCGGCCTGGCGATGCTCGCCCCGATCTGGGGATACGCACCGCTGCTGGACATCGACGACGACACCGCGCGCGACCAGCTGGCCCGCGCGTCGGTGATGGCGCTGTCCTACGTCGCGCAGTCCGCGCGCGGCATCTACCAGCCGGCTGTGCCGCAACGCACCGTCGACGGATGCGACACCGTGACTGCACGATTCATGACCCGGTGGAAAGGCGACCCGGATCCGCGCCACGTCGAGGCGATCGACGCCTACTGGGTGAGCGCCGCCGAGCACGGCATGAACGCGTCGACTTTCACCGCACGGGTCATCGCATCGACGGGCGCCGACGTCGCCGCCGCGCTGTCCGGGGCGATCGGCGCGATGAGCGGACCGCTGCACGGTGGCGCCCCGGCGCGGGTGATCCCGATGATCGAAGAGGCCGAGCAGACCGGTGACGCGCGCGCCGTGGTCAAAGGCATCCTCGACCGCAACGAGAAGCTCATGGGCTTCGGGCACCGGGTCTACCGCGCCGAAGATCCGCGCGCCAAGGTGCTGCGGGCCACCGCCGAGCGTCTGGGCGCCCCGCGTTACGAGGTGGCGGCGGCTCTGGAGCAGGCGGCGCTGGCCGAGTTGCGGGAGCGCAGGCCCGACCGGGCGATCGAGACCAACGTCGAGTTCTGGGCCGCGGTGATCCTCGATTTCGCCGAGGTGCCGCCGACGATGATGCCCGCGATGTTCACCTGCGGGCGCACCGCGGGCTGGTGCGCGCACATCCTGGAGCAGAAGCGGCTGGGCAAGCTCGTCCGCCCCTCGGCGATCTACGTCGGCCCCTCCCCGCGCAGCCCCGAGTCGGTCGAGGGCTGGGATCTCCTGACCCGCGAATGA
- a CDS encoding MFS transporter: MTARRKTVVLVSCCLSLLIVSMDATIVNVAIPAIRTDLSASPAQMQWVVDIYTLVLASLLMLSGATGDRFGRRRVFQIGLTLFAFGSLACSLAPTIDMLIGARFLQGIGGSMLNPVALSIISQIFTGRVERARALGIWGGVVGISMSLGPIVGGLLIDSIGWRSVFWINLPICAAAILLTALFVPESKSQTMRNIDPIGQALAVLFLFGIVYALIEGPVLGWTHSRVIVIAVVAVLALAAFLRYESRRHDPFLDLRFFRSIPFTTATITAISAFAGWGAFLFMMSVYLQSERGFSAMHTGLIYLPIALGALVFSPLSGRLVGRFGARPSLMVAGVLITAAATMLTFLTATTPVWQLLVVFTVFGIGFSMVNAPITNAAVSGMPLDRAGAASAVTSTSRQVGVSIGVALCGSVAGAAMAGSGTDFATAARPLWFICAALGVVILVLGVYATSRRGLRSAERLAPLIAGSAEPMEEANVR; this comes from the coding sequence ATGACGGCCAGACGCAAGACCGTCGTTCTGGTGTCCTGCTGCCTGAGCCTGCTCATCGTGTCGATGGACGCGACCATCGTCAACGTCGCGATCCCGGCGATCCGCACAGATCTGTCCGCGTCGCCGGCCCAGATGCAGTGGGTCGTCGACATCTACACGCTGGTACTCGCCTCGCTGCTGATGCTCTCCGGCGCCACCGGCGACCGCTTCGGACGTCGACGGGTCTTCCAGATCGGGCTCACCCTGTTCGCCTTCGGATCGCTGGCCTGCAGCCTCGCGCCCACCATCGACATGTTGATCGGCGCCCGCTTCCTGCAGGGCATCGGCGGCTCGATGCTCAATCCCGTTGCCTTGTCCATCATTTCGCAGATCTTCACCGGACGCGTGGAACGTGCCCGCGCCCTGGGTATCTGGGGCGGTGTCGTCGGCATCTCGATGTCGCTCGGTCCCATCGTCGGCGGACTGCTCATCGACTCCATCGGATGGCGATCGGTGTTCTGGATAAACCTGCCGATCTGCGCGGCGGCGATTCTGCTCACCGCGCTGTTCGTACCCGAATCCAAGTCGCAGACCATGCGCAACATCGACCCCATCGGGCAGGCCCTGGCGGTGCTCTTCCTGTTCGGCATCGTCTACGCACTCATCGAAGGGCCGGTGCTGGGCTGGACGCACAGCCGCGTCATCGTCATCGCCGTGGTCGCGGTGCTCGCACTCGCGGCGTTCCTGCGCTACGAGAGTCGCCGTCACGACCCGTTCCTGGATCTGCGATTCTTCCGCAGCATCCCGTTCACCACGGCGACCATCACCGCCATCAGCGCCTTCGCCGGCTGGGGTGCCTTCCTGTTCATGATGTCGGTGTATCTGCAGTCCGAGCGCGGGTTCTCGGCCATGCACACCGGCTTGATCTACCTGCCGATCGCGCTGGGCGCGCTGGTGTTCTCGCCGCTGTCCGGCCGCCTGGTGGGTCGCTTCGGCGCCCGGCCGTCGTTGATGGTGGCCGGCGTGCTGATCACCGCGGCGGCGACGATGCTCACCTTCCTGACCGCCACGACACCGGTGTGGCAGCTGCTGGTGGTCTTCACCGTCTTCGGCATCGGCTTCTCGATGGTCAACGCCCCCATCACCAACGCGGCCGTGAGTGGCATGCCGCTCGACCGGGCCGGCGCGGCCTCGGCGGTGACCTCGACCAGCCGTCAGGTCGGGGTGAGCATCGGTGTGGCGCTGTGTGGTTCGGTGGCCGGTGCCGCGATGGCCGGCAGTGGGACCGACTTCGCCACCGCCGCGCGGCCGCTGTGGTTCATATGCGCCGCGCTGGGTGTGGTGATCCTGGTGCTCGGTGTGTACGCGACGTCCCGGCGCGGGCTTCGCTCCGCCGAGCGGCTGGCGCCGCTGATCGCGGGATCGGCGGAGCCCATGGAGGAGGCCAATGTCCGATAG
- a CDS encoding citrate synthase has translation MADNADAGQHATLNYPGGEIELDIVQATEGSDGIALGSLLAKTGYTTFDGGFVNTASTKSAITYIDGDAGILRYRGYPIEQLAEKSTFIEVSYLLIYGELPTADQLEKFTTQIQRHTLLHEDLKRFFDGFPRNAHPMPVLSSAVNALSAYYQDSLDPFDPGQVELSTIRLLAKLPTIAAYAYKKSEGQPFLYPDNSLTLVENFLRMTFGLPAEPYEVDPEIVRALDMLFILHADHEQNCSTSTVRLVGSSQANLFTSVSGGINALWGPLHGGANQAVLEMLSKIRDGDDDVATFVKKVKNREDNVKLMGFGHRVYKNYDPRARIVKEQADKILAKIGVSDPLLDIAKELEEIALTDDFFVERKLYPNVDYYTGVIYRAMGFPTRMFTVLFALGRLPGWIAHWREMHGEPNKIGRPRQIYTGYTERDYADITGRS, from the coding sequence GTGGCCGATAACGCCGACGCCGGGCAGCACGCCACGCTGAACTACCCAGGCGGCGAGATCGAACTCGACATCGTCCAAGCCACCGAAGGCTCGGACGGTATCGCGCTCGGCTCGTTGCTGGCCAAGACCGGTTACACGACTTTCGACGGAGGGTTCGTCAACACGGCCTCCACGAAGAGTGCGATCACCTACATCGACGGCGATGCAGGCATCCTGCGCTACCGGGGCTACCCGATCGAGCAGCTGGCCGAGAAGTCGACGTTCATCGAGGTCAGCTACTTGCTGATCTACGGCGAACTGCCCACCGCGGATCAGCTGGAGAAGTTCACCACTCAGATCCAGCGGCACACGCTGCTGCACGAGGACCTCAAGCGGTTCTTCGACGGCTTCCCCCGCAACGCGCACCCGATGCCGGTGCTGTCCAGCGCGGTCAACGCGCTGAGCGCCTACTACCAGGACTCCCTGGATCCGTTCGATCCCGGTCAGGTGGAGCTGTCGACCATCCGGTTGCTGGCGAAGCTGCCGACGATCGCGGCATATGCGTACAAGAAGTCCGAGGGGCAGCCGTTCCTGTATCCGGACAACTCGCTGACGCTGGTCGAGAACTTCCTGAGGATGACGTTCGGCCTGCCGGCCGAGCCCTACGAGGTCGACCCGGAGATCGTGCGCGCGCTCGACATGCTGTTCATCCTGCACGCCGACCACGAGCAGAACTGCTCGACGTCGACGGTCCGGTTGGTGGGCTCGTCGCAGGCCAACCTGTTCACGTCGGTCTCCGGCGGCATCAACGCGCTGTGGGGTCCGCTGCACGGCGGCGCCAACCAGGCGGTGCTGGAGATGTTGTCCAAGATCCGTGACGGGGACGACGACGTGGCGACCTTCGTCAAGAAGGTCAAGAACCGCGAAGACAACGTCAAGCTGATGGGATTCGGCCACCGGGTCTACAAGAACTACGACCCACGCGCCCGCATCGTCAAGGAGCAGGCCGACAAGATCCTGGCCAAGATCGGCGTCTCCGACCCGTTGCTGGACATCGCCAAGGAACTCGAGGAGATTGCGCTCACCGACGACTTCTTCGTGGAGCGCAAGCTCTATCCGAACGTCGACTACTACACCGGCGTGATCTACCGCGCGATGGGTTTCCCGACTCGCATGTTCACGGTGCTGTTCGCGCTGGGGCGGCTGCCCGGCTGGATCGCGCACTGGCGGGAGATGCACGGCGAGCCCAACAAGATCGGGCGTCCGCGCCAGATCTACACCGGCTACACCGAGCGCGACTACGCCGACATCACCGGCCGTTCCTGA
- a CDS encoding MspA family porin — translation MRVWSAAAAVCCVLAPLGLSPVALAQPVPPPDPGAVAPAPDAVPSAQSGYLKTPDGWELTAGAKDETQVAVAPLTTALTSREYVVGGTFTGTVTGQGSTELSGGSLVVGYRIGCGIIGGPVEVLTSVGANQQFDTANILGQVVFPVNNQIKINLRPGTVTLVPVGEKTFKGNEARVTVTGFRVRVDGCVGQSFLQSYSTLTSSTADTSDIVTYTGQVKVV, via the coding sequence ATGCGTGTCTGGTCCGCTGCGGCGGCAGTGTGCTGTGTACTCGCGCCGCTGGGACTGTCTCCGGTGGCGCTCGCGCAGCCCGTTCCGCCGCCTGATCCCGGTGCCGTCGCCCCGGCGCCGGATGCGGTCCCGTCGGCGCAGTCGGGCTATCTCAAGACGCCGGACGGCTGGGAGTTGACCGCGGGCGCCAAGGATGAGACCCAGGTTGCGGTGGCGCCGCTGACCACGGCGCTGACGTCGCGCGAGTATGTCGTCGGCGGAACATTCACCGGCACCGTCACGGGCCAGGGCAGCACCGAGCTTTCCGGCGGCTCGCTGGTGGTCGGCTACCGGATCGGCTGCGGGATCATCGGCGGACCGGTCGAGGTGCTCACGAGCGTCGGCGCGAACCAGCAGTTCGACACCGCGAACATCCTCGGGCAGGTGGTGTTCCCGGTGAACAACCAGATCAAGATCAACCTGCGTCCCGGCACCGTGACGTTGGTCCCGGTCGGGGAGAAGACATTCAAGGGCAACGAGGCGCGGGTGACGGTCACCGGATTCCGAGTCAGGGTCGACGGGTGCGTCGGCCAGTCCTTCCTGCAGTCGTACTCGACGTTGACCAGTTCCACCGCCGACACATCGGACATCGTCACGTACACCGGTCAGGTCAAGGTGGTGTGA
- a CDS encoding phytoene desaturase family protein, with protein MADSRVDVVIVGGGHNGLVAAAYLAQAGRRVRVLERLDHVGGAAVSAHAFDGVDARLSRYSYLVSLLPRQILDELGARVRLVRRRYSSYTPNPADGGRTGLLVGPESTFAAIGAGADEAGFQDFYRRARSVTTRLWPTLTEPLRTRSQLHRAVVAEGGRDADTAWRSMIEHPIGNEITASVADDLVRGVMATDALIGTFARMDDQSLLQNRCFLYHLIGGGSGDWDVPIGGMGAVTGALAAAATGFGAEILTGADVHTIDPDGEVRYWHAGAEHRVVAATVLANVTPAALARLLGEDVPECAPGAQIKVNLMLRRLPRLRDETVTPEQAFGGTFHINENYSQLDAAYRQAVSGSAPDPLPCEIYCHTLADPTILSEPLRAAGAHTLTVFGLHTPHSLTTSGTPDRLRDTLTSAALTSLNSVLAEPIHDVIMEDSVGRLCIEAKTTSDLEDALGMTNGNIFHGALSWPFAEDDEELHTPAQRWGVQTRHDRIMLCGSGSRRGGAVSGIGGHNAAMAVLEG; from the coding sequence ATGGCTGACTCACGCGTCGATGTCGTGATCGTCGGGGGCGGGCACAACGGCCTGGTCGCAGCGGCGTACCTGGCCCAGGCGGGCCGGCGGGTGCGGGTACTGGAACGCCTCGACCACGTGGGCGGGGCGGCGGTGTCGGCCCACGCCTTCGACGGCGTCGACGCCCGGCTGTCGCGCTACTCGTATCTGGTGAGCCTGCTGCCGCGCCAGATCCTCGACGAGTTGGGGGCCCGAGTCAGGCTGGTGCGGCGCCGGTATTCGTCCTACACACCCAATCCGGCCGACGGCGGCCGCACCGGACTGCTGGTCGGGCCGGAGTCGACGTTCGCCGCGATCGGCGCCGGCGCCGACGAGGCCGGATTCCAGGATTTCTACCGGCGCGCCCGTTCGGTGACCACCCGGCTGTGGCCGACGCTGACCGAGCCGCTGCGAACCCGGTCGCAGCTCCACCGGGCCGTCGTCGCCGAGGGTGGACGCGATGCCGACACCGCATGGCGGTCGATGATCGAGCACCCCATCGGGAACGAGATCACCGCATCAGTGGCCGACGACCTGGTGCGCGGCGTCATGGCCACCGATGCGCTGATCGGGACCTTCGCCCGCATGGACGACCAGTCTCTGCTGCAGAACCGGTGCTTCCTCTACCACCTGATCGGCGGCGGAAGCGGGGACTGGGACGTGCCGATCGGCGGTATGGGTGCGGTGACCGGCGCACTGGCAGCGGCAGCAACCGGATTCGGCGCCGAAATCCTCACCGGCGCAGACGTTCACACCATCGATCCGGACGGCGAAGTACGTTACTGGCACGCCGGCGCAGAGCACCGGGTGGTGGCCGCAACCGTGCTGGCCAATGTGACGCCCGCGGCACTGGCACGCCTACTCGGCGAGGACGTCCCCGAATGCGCGCCCGGAGCGCAGATCAAAGTGAATCTGATGCTGCGCCGGCTGCCGCGGCTTCGGGACGAAACGGTCACCCCCGAACAGGCTTTCGGCGGCACCTTCCACATCAACGAGAACTACAGCCAGCTCGACGCCGCATATCGGCAAGCAGTCTCGGGTTCGGCGCCCGATCCGCTGCCGTGTGAGATCTACTGCCACACCCTGGCCGACCCGACCATCCTGTCGGAACCGTTGCGCGCCGCGGGCGCTCACACCCTGACGGTGTTCGGACTGCACACCCCGCACAGCCTGACCACGTCGGGCACGCCGGACCGGCTCCGCGACACCCTCACCTCCGCCGCCCTGACCTCGTTGAATTCAGTTCTCGCGGAACCGATTCACGATGTCATCATGGAGGATTCGGTGGGCCGGCTGTGCATCGAGGCCAAGACGACGTCGGACCTGGAGGACGCGCTGGGAATGACGAACGGCAACATCTTCCACGGTGCACTCTCGTGGCCCTTCGCCGAGGACGACGAAGAGCTGCACACACCGGCGCAGCGGTGGGGGGTCCAGACCAGACACGACCGGATCATGTTGTGCGGCTCGGGTTCCCGGCGGGGTGGCGCGGTGTCGGGAATCGGCGGACACAACGCGGCGATGGCGGTGCTGGAGGGCTAG
- the pdxH gene encoding pyridoxamine 5'-phosphate oxidase, with translation MRVEYGSAEKDGSSDLDADWLDGGWVALLNQWMTDAQQAGVAEPNAMVVGTVDAAGRPVTRTVLCKSVDESGISFYTNYDSDKGEELAAQPYASATFPWYLMGRQVHVRGRVTKVSAEATADYWSKRPRGSQLGAWASQQSRPIASRAALMQQLADVTERFAGDDEVPVPPNWGGYLIAAEVVEFWQGRENRVHNRIRVQDGRVERLQP, from the coding sequence ATGCGCGTGGAATACGGCTCGGCGGAGAAGGACGGCAGCAGCGATCTCGACGCGGATTGGCTGGACGGCGGCTGGGTCGCGCTGCTCAACCAGTGGATGACCGACGCGCAACAGGCCGGAGTCGCGGAGCCGAACGCGATGGTGGTCGGCACCGTCGACGCAGCGGGCCGTCCCGTCACCCGCACCGTGCTGTGCAAGAGCGTCGACGAGTCGGGCATCTCCTTCTACACCAACTACGACTCCGACAAGGGGGAGGAGCTGGCGGCCCAGCCGTATGCGTCGGCGACGTTCCCGTGGTACCTGATGGGCAGGCAGGTGCACGTCCGGGGCCGGGTCACCAAGGTGTCGGCCGAGGCGACGGCCGATTACTGGAGCAAGCGCCCCCGGGGCTCCCAGCTGGGGGCATGGGCGTCGCAACAGAGTCGTCCGATCGCGTCGAGGGCGGCGCTGATGCAGCAGCTCGCCGACGTCACCGAACGATTCGCCGGCGACGACGAGGTGCCGGTGCCGCCGAACTGGGGCGGATACCTGATCGCTGCCGAGGTGGTCGAGTTCTGGCAGGGCCGGGAGAACAGGGTGCACAACCGTATTCGGGTTCAGGATGGACGGGTCGAGCGGTTGCAGCCGTAA
- a CDS encoding MspA family porin, producing the protein MVAAALWTAPAPIASAQPAPAPPPTPGVQPVADVGAPPIPNGAVPSGPPGVVVTPDGWELSVSAKDEFQVAVAPLTTALSSREYLVAATFEGSVAGAGTAPTSGGTLEVGYQIGCGISLNVVKLNGSAGFTPMLGMSGNNVGIQFPVSAQIEVFPQPGEVTTVQLTQKSFEGTNPRVTVKDVHIKVDGCVGQSFLRSYAVLTSSTDAADDIVAYYGVTKAV; encoded by the coding sequence ATGGTCGCTGCCGCGCTGTGGACGGCGCCTGCGCCGATCGCGTCGGCTCAACCGGCGCCGGCACCGCCGCCGACCCCCGGTGTCCAGCCGGTCGCTGACGTCGGTGCGCCGCCGATTCCGAACGGCGCCGTCCCGTCGGGACCGCCGGGAGTCGTCGTGACTCCCGACGGTTGGGAGCTGTCCGTGTCGGCCAAGGACGAGTTCCAGGTGGCTGTCGCTCCGCTGACCACGGCGCTGTCGTCGCGAGAGTACTTGGTGGCGGCCACGTTCGAGGGCAGCGTGGCCGGTGCGGGTACGGCTCCCACCAGTGGAGGCACGCTCGAGGTCGGCTACCAGATCGGCTGCGGTATCTCGCTCAACGTGGTCAAGCTGAACGGCTCCGCGGGTTTCACTCCCATGCTCGGCATGTCGGGTAACAACGTCGGAATCCAGTTCCCCGTCTCGGCCCAGATCGAAGTGTTCCCGCAGCCGGGCGAGGTCACCACGGTCCAGCTGACGCAGAAGTCATTCGAGGGCACCAATCCGCGCGTCACGGTCAAGGACGTCCACATCAAGGTCGATGGCTGTGTCGGACAGTCCTTCCTGCGGTCCTACGCGGTGCTGACCAGCTCGACCGACGCCGCTGACGACATCGTCGCCTATTACGGCGTGACGAAAGCGGTCTGA
- a CDS encoding FKBP-type peptidyl-prolyl cis-trans isomerase: protein MATKPEIEFPDGPAPTELVTEDIVVGDGPEAVPGANVEVHYVGVEYDTGEEFDSSWNRGESIEFPLRGLIQGWQDGIPGMKVGGRRKLTIPPEQAYGPAGGGHRLSGKTLIFVIDLLATR, encoded by the coding sequence ATGGCTACCAAACCCGAGATCGAATTCCCAGACGGCCCGGCGCCAACCGAACTGGTGACCGAGGACATCGTCGTCGGCGACGGCCCAGAGGCGGTCCCCGGTGCCAACGTCGAGGTGCACTACGTCGGCGTCGAGTACGACACCGGAGAGGAGTTCGACAGCTCCTGGAACCGCGGTGAGTCGATCGAGTTCCCGCTGCGCGGCCTCATCCAGGGCTGGCAGGACGGCATCCCCGGCATGAAGGTCGGCGGCCGACGCAAGCTGACGATCCCGCCGGAGCAGGCCTACGGTCCCGCGGGCGGCGGGCATCGCCTCTCGGGCAAGACCCTCATCTTCGTCATCGATCTGCTCGCGACCCGCTGA
- a CDS encoding HAMP domain-containing sensor histidine kinase: protein MIALSRIFRRTPSLRTRVAFATAIAAAIVVGIVGAVVWVGITNDRKERLDRRLDEAAGFAIPFLPRGLDEIPMSPNDQDAVITVRRDGQVTSNSNVVLPELEPGYADTYVDGIRYRVRTVQLSTPEPMSVAVGATYDATIADTNNLHRRVLIICTLAVGAATFGGWLLAAFAVRPFKRLAQQTRQIDAGDEAPDIDIRGATEAVEIADAIKGLLERVWEEQGRTKAALTSARDFASVSAHELRTPLTAMRTNVEVLATLDLAEDQRKEVVNDVIRTQSRIEATLGALERLAQGELSTEDDHVPVDITELLDRAAHDAMRVYPDLEVSLVPAPTVIIVGLPAGLRLAVDNAIANAVKHGRATRVQLSAVSSRDGVEIAIDDDGVGVPEAERKVVFDRFSRGSTASRTGSGLGLALVAQQAELHGGTASLESSPLGGARLLLRLPGPR, encoded by the coding sequence GTGATCGCGCTGTCCCGCATCTTCCGTCGCACGCCGTCGCTGCGCACGCGGGTGGCGTTCGCCACCGCGATCGCGGCTGCGATCGTCGTGGGCATCGTCGGCGCCGTGGTGTGGGTGGGGATCACCAACGATCGCAAGGAACGGCTGGACCGCCGCCTCGACGAAGCGGCGGGCTTCGCCATCCCGTTCCTGCCCCGCGGCCTCGACGAGATCCCGATGTCGCCCAACGACCAGGACGCCGTCATCACCGTGCGCCGGGACGGTCAGGTGACGTCGAACTCCAACGTCGTACTGCCCGAGCTGGAACCGGGCTACGCCGACACCTATGTCGACGGCATCCGGTATCGGGTCCGTACGGTGCAGCTGTCTACCCCGGAACCGATGTCGGTGGCCGTCGGCGCCACCTACGACGCGACGATCGCCGACACCAACAACCTGCACCGCCGGGTGCTGATCATCTGCACGCTGGCCGTCGGGGCGGCGACGTTCGGTGGGTGGCTCCTCGCGGCGTTCGCGGTGCGGCCGTTCAAGCGGCTGGCCCAGCAGACCCGCCAGATCGACGCCGGCGACGAGGCGCCCGACATCGACATCCGCGGCGCGACGGAGGCGGTCGAGATCGCCGACGCGATCAAGGGACTGTTGGAAAGGGTGTGGGAGGAGCAGGGCCGCACGAAGGCGGCGCTGACGTCGGCCCGCGATTTCGCGTCGGTGTCGGCGCACGAGCTGCGCACCCCGCTGACCGCGATGCGTACCAACGTCGAGGTGCTCGCGACGCTCGACCTGGCCGAGGACCAGCGCAAGGAAGTCGTCAACGATGTGATCCGCACCCAGTCCCGGATCGAGGCCACGCTCGGCGCGCTGGAGCGGCTGGCCCAGGGCGAGTTGTCCACCGAGGACGACCACGTGCCGGTGGACATCACCGAGCTGCTCGACCGCGCCGCACACGACGCGATGCGCGTCTACCCCGACCTCGAAGTGTCCCTGGTGCCGGCCCCGACCGTGATCATCGTCGGGCTGCCCGCCGGGCTGCGCCTTGCGGTGGACAACGCGATCGCCAACGCCGTCAAGCACGGTCGTGCCACCCGCGTACAGCTGTCGGCGGTCAGCTCCCGCGACGGGGTCGAGATCGCGATCGACGATGACGGGGTCGGCGTTCCCGAGGCGGAACGCAAGGTCGTGTTCGACCGATTCTCACGCGGGTCGACAGCGTCGCGCACCGGTTCCGGGCTCGGGCTGGCCCTGGTTGCCCAGCAAGCCGAATTGCACGGCGGCACCGCATCTTTGGAGTCGAGCCCGCTGGGCGGCGCACGTCTGCTGCTGCGCCTGCCCGGCCCGCGCTGA
- a CDS encoding MarR family winged helix-turn-helix transcriptional regulator encodes MSDRELADRVWHELAAVVHDNRDGWKRAVVEQSGLPFSRIRILQRLRRAPLTVKQIAAAATVDPPAATVAVNDLEDRGLVMRQIDPSNRRCKIVSLTDAGHAMVAAIDAVHDPAPDALAELDDHELATLGSIVAKLSR; translated from the coding sequence ATGTCCGATAGAGAGCTCGCAGACCGGGTGTGGCACGAGCTCGCCGCGGTGGTGCACGACAACCGCGACGGCTGGAAGCGGGCCGTCGTCGAACAGTCCGGCCTGCCGTTCAGCCGGATCCGCATCCTGCAGCGGTTGAGGCGAGCGCCGCTGACGGTCAAGCAGATTGCCGCCGCGGCAACCGTCGACCCACCGGCGGCCACCGTCGCGGTCAACGACCTGGAAGATCGCGGACTGGTGATGCGCCAGATCGATCCGTCGAACCGGCGCTGCAAGATCGTGTCGCTGACCGACGCCGGCCACGCAATGGTCGCCGCGATCGACGCGGTTCACGATCCCGCGCCCGATGCACTGGCCGAGCTCGACGACCACGAACTGGCCACGCTCGGCTCCATCGTCGCCAAACTGTCCCGCTAG